A region of Haliotis asinina isolate JCU_RB_2024 chromosome 7, JCU_Hal_asi_v2, whole genome shotgun sequence DNA encodes the following proteins:
- the LOC137290226 gene encoding inactive pancreatic lipase-related protein 1-like has translation MIPLLVLCLCGVATDAFLVTSSKPSEVCYGDLGCFSNATPFKSSKRPSSFLPKSPEEIKTAFLLYTRGNPTTDKEETLSVSDPSSFSKSHYDATKPTKILVHGFTHNGHKQWLQNMKSELLKNAEMNVIIVDWGIGAALPYGQAAANTRLVGAQIGQLINYILNNTNSEAIRFHVIGHSLGAHIAGYAGERVKDMGRISGLDPAEPYFEDTPPQVRLDPTDATFVDVIHTDDGTILSLGMGAKQAMGHVDFYVNGGSVQPGCDTNVLSKLTHTVWNGITLGYYGAEAAVACSHERSYALYTESINSVCPFMGFPCTGGDDFNQGRCLSCLGNQCSKMGYHAIESPGRGSLFLNTQAASPFCGYHYMVNISSDNEMDGIVKVTLHGTAGDTSVVPLMKSNEVINAGKVLTHLVTAHESIGDITGITVSYDKTSSLLVGWMYPDDWKLMGISVLEGETQQKTMFCAYGKDVMSHSHSDFKVTGHCS, from the exons ATGATTCCGCTGCTGGTCTTGTGTCTGTGCGGGGTCGCAACGGACG CGTTCCTGGTAACTTCATCGAAACCCTCTGAGGTATGTTATGGGGACCTAGGGTGTTTCAGCAACGCCACGCCCTTCAAGAGCAGCAAACGCCCCAGCAGTTTCCTCCCCAAGTCTCCAGAAGAAATCAAGACCGCATTCCTCTTGTATACACG GGGCAACCCCACCACAGACAAAGAGGAGACGCTGTCAGTGTCGGACCCCTCTAGCTTCTCCAAGTCCCACTATGACGCCACGAAGCCTACGAAGATCTTGGTCCACGGCTTCACGCACAACGGACACAAGCAGTGGCTTCAGAATATGAAGTCAGAGCTACTGAAAAAT GCTGAAATGAACGTGATCATTGTGGACTGGGGCATTGGGGCAGCGCTGCCCTATGGTCAAGCCGCAGCCAATACCCGTCTCGTCGGCGCCCAGATCGGCCAACTCATCAACTACATCCTCAACAACACCAACAGCGAAGCCATCCGCTTCCACGTCATTGGGCACAGTCTGGGAGCGCATATAGCGGGATATGCCGGGGAACGAGTCAAAGACATGGGGAGAATCTCAG GTCTGGACCCAGCTGAGCCGTACTTCGAAGACACGCCCCCACAGGTTCGTCTTGACCCCACTGACGCCACCTTCGTCGACGTCATCCACACCGACGATGGCACGATCCTGTCTCTTGGCATGGGGGCTAAGCAGGCCATGGGTCACGTGGACTTTTACGTCAATGGCGGATCTGTACAGCCCGGATGCGACACGAACGTCCTGTCTAAACTCACCCACACTGTGTGGAATGGTATCACACTGGGTTACTACG GTGCTGAGGCTGCCGTTGCCTGCAGCCACGAGAGGTCTTACGCTCTCTACACCGAAAGCATCAACTCAGTCTGTCCGTTCATGGGGTTTCCTTGCACCGGAGGCGATGACTTCAACCAAGGCCGTTGTCTCTCGTGTCTTGGCAATCAGTGTTCCAAAATGGGTTATCATGCCATCGAAAGCCCAGGGCGCGGATCTTTGTTCCTCAACACTCAAGCGGCTTCCCCATTTTGCg gGTACCACTACATGGTCAACATCTCCTCCGACAACGAGATGGACGGCATCGTCAAGGTGACATTGCACGGAACAGCTGGCGACACGTCCGTCGTGCCCCTCATGAA GTCTAATGAAGTGATCAACGCAGGTAAGGTTCTCACTCACCTGGTCACCGCACACGAGTCCATTGGCGACATCACCGGCATCACAGTCAGCTACGACAAAACCTCCAGCCTCCTGGTCGGGTGGATGTACCCGGATGACTGGAAGCTGATGGGCATCTCGGTCCTGGAAGGGGAAACGCAGCAGAA